Proteins from one Danaus plexippus chromosome 18 unlocalized genomic scaffold, MEX_DaPlex mxdp_20, whole genome shotgun sequence genomic window:
- the LOC116773288 gene encoding uncharacterized protein LOC116773288 produces MDCVVAKSFLVKLSISNKNAFAKILWKYPADYLFSIQILMENQSWSGQFSYDNAKIFQERLRKSKDDYFSEVKDALQQNNEMYTCLLTIEDSKTAKFCWKKSISESSAVVLQGSVNLERDTNELTKDEIIDYLLDQNKNLQSIIDEYKHTNDILNSDLDKSREEFKKLVDIKDSLESNLYGKFIQLLNSKKRRIHLLECNIENSNIP; encoded by the coding sequence ATGGACTGTGTAGTAGCCAAGagttttttagttaaattaagcATATCCAACAAAAATGCATTCGCGAAAATACTTTGGAAATACCCTGcagattatttgttttctatacaaattttaatggaaaaccaGAGTTGGTCTGGACAATTTTCATACGACAACGCAAAAATATTCCAGGAACGACTTCGGAAAAGCAAAGACGACTATTTTTCAGAAGTCAAAGATGCTCTACAACAAAACAATGAAATGTACACTTGTCTGTTAACTATAGAAGATTCAAAAACAGCAAAATTCTGCTggaaaaaatcaatttcagaGTCCAGCGCAGTTGTTTTACAAGGTTCTGTAAATTTAGAAAGAGACACGAATGAATTAACAAAAGatgaaattattgattatttgcTAGACCAgaataaaaatcttcaaaGTATAATTGATGAATACAAACACACAAATGATATCTTAAATAGCGATTTGGACAAAAGTAGAGAGGAGTTTAAAAAGTTGGTGGATATCAAAGATTCTTTAGAAAGTAATCTTTATGGCAAATTTATCCAActattaaatagtaaaaagaGGAGAATACACTTATTAGaatgtaatattgaaaattcaaacataccataa
- the LOC116773299 gene encoding ribosomal RNA processing protein 36 homolog, producing the protein MSSSDEDSNHSEEEQGQEDDERLTIKNEISSLSFEALQKLKERIGAKVYKEVIFGENKNSKKELKIFKRENKNRPREMSSKKPVPMLQNVVPVKKKEVRDPRFDPLCGNFDKKEFSSNYGFLSDIRVNDIKAIRAELKQTTDPDKEKELRRLLQRLNDQEKAKKRNKIQMNNLEVEKQHVENKFREGIQPHFKNKSELRVESLVKQYEELKKEGTGRIQRHLKRRQQKVKKKSFKTPIVGS; encoded by the exons atgagtAGTAGTGACGAAGATTCAAATCATTCAGAGGAAGAGCAAGGTCAAGAAGACGATGAACGT CTGACTATAAAAAACGAGATATCTTCATTGTCCTTTGAAGctcttcaaaaattaaaagagaGAATAGGTGCAAAAGTTTACAAGGAAGTAATTTttggagaaaataaaaattctaaaaaggAACTTAAGATTTTCAaacgtgaaaataaaaataggccAAGAGAGATGAGCTCAAAGAAACCTGTTCCAATGTTACAAAATGTTGTtcctgtaaaaaaaaaagaagttcGAGATCcaag GTTTGATCCGTTGTGcggtaattttgataaaaaagagTTTTCTAGTAATTATGGATTTCTATCTGATATTCGAGTAAATGACATAAAAGCTATAAGGGCTGAATTAAAACAGACAACTGATCCCGACAAAGAGAAAGAACTGAGACGACTACTTCAAAGACTAAATGACCAAGAAAAAGCTAAAAAGaggaataaaatacaaatgaacAACTTAGAAGTGGAAAAACAACATGTAGAAAACAAGTTCAGAGAGGGAATACAGCcacatttcaaaaataagt CGGAATTACGAGTTGAGTCGCTAGTGAAACAATATGAAGAATTAAAGAAGGAAGGAACGGGTCGGATCCAGAGACATTTAAAGAGGCGACAACAGAAAGTCAAGAAGAAATCATTCAAAACACCTATTGTAGGCAGTTAA